A portion of the Cryptomeria japonica chromosome 5, Sugi_1.0, whole genome shotgun sequence genome contains these proteins:
- the LOC131876255 gene encoding probable disease resistance protein At1g61300 yields MGDPGFIPGFAGYAIQLAGDQIIHHINIAIRCKKELDALKLLLPRIQAMNVELQEYRKALNSGKMSTSPHHPLPSTVNSWLNELNALLEEASDLAQHCTVRSHFHLFSRYRTSRKIRRLIDNIEKHIASTPSVAFLHQLQQYVANRQVLEQIKERLDYLNHSTSAMASASGDLFRSIYSATSNKKYIEEAVIVGQDSESNRLVELIDSQQHKNVSRLGLVGKGGAGKTLLLKRVFNGDQVQSLFRNDLMLWLTVSQNPSFNTLRDDLVKQITVQVNERLDSREEDHVKTWLNECMRKHKFALFLDDIWETSAASLLEELCVPHSPHHKSNIIIATSRTTSVLSQLGVRPSSLIEMQDLTENDGWRLFSFYAFPDSGGILPMSIDQEIAISVCKECGGLPLALKVIGKAMVSVTLSNEWELAVKKLQNDVTRSLYGRLRLSYDALADVAGYGISLQLCFLCLAAFSKGHVIYSNDAIDFWIGEGLVAGRDPLQIGDTYVILLADRCLIEPIQKDYDGNVICFRVHDVLHDLAQQIAEKEEKCFFQASKGLQEFPMVDCAGHIRISLEDNSLTRVPKEFRAPYIRFLLLSSNPSLMEIPTEVIGSMTALRVLDLSRTALQSLPQNMGSLKCLVYLGLSFVALKRLPNSVTALKNLQILDLYRSDITQLPSGFSKLTSLKLLDVSFCKHLQCMPYGISRLTSLEYLDAFSSSNIQWNKCRRDRLPISDLCTLNKLKRLGLHNNGEIIQEGMLGTMKQVEYLCMHLTGMESLPQDIISMSKLRKLLLTFPQLLQIENPFCEFQNLGYLSLFDCGMLKQLPNLHNLPSLKHLHIVKCPNIEKFPEEFGKQGGFPKLEVFSVVKLRKLEQLPIVEEGALPSLKTLTIMKCEALQRLPQCYWNLKSVEKIRVYGCSKVLFVMAEEENFIKTKIKVQTITLSMIETQTSEERYHDILQQSEHFYYGEFWCSEMFQLFASINRFYLF; encoded by the coding sequence ATGGGTGACCCTGGCTTCATCCCTGGATTTGCTGGTTATGCCATTCAGTTGGCTGGGGATCAGATAATCCATCACATCAACATTGCCATCCGATGCAAGAAAGAGTTGGATGCCCTCAAACTTCTGCTTCCCAGAATTCAAGCAATGAATGTGGAATTGCAGGAGTATCGAAAAGCTTTGAACTCTGGCAAAATGAGTACGTCACCTCACCATCCTTTGCCCTCCACAGTCAACAGCTGGTTGAACGAATTGAATGCCCTTCTGGAGGAAGCATCTGATTTGGCCCAGCACTGCACTGTACGCTCACACTTTCATCTCTTTTCTCGTTACAGAACGAGTAGAAAGATCAGGCGCCTCATTGACAATATAGAAAAGCATATAGCCTCCACGCCTTCCGTTGCTTTTCTGCACCAACTGCAGCAATATGTCGCGAATCGGCAGGTGCTTGAGCAGATTAAAGAGAGATTGGATTATCTTAATCATAGTACTTCAGCAATGGCCAGCGCATCTGGAGATCTCTTTCGATCCATTTATTCGGCCACTTCCAACAAGAAGTATATTGAGGAGGCAGTCATTGTGGGACAGGATTCTGAATCAAACAGACTTGTGGAGTTGATCGATTCACAGCAGCACAAAAATGTGTCTCGTTTAGGACTAGTTGGGAAGGGTGGGGCCGGTAAGACTCTGTTACTCAAACGAGTCTTCAACGGTGACCAGGTACAGAGTCTCTTCCGCAATGATTTGATGCTTTGGCTTACTGTTTCACAGAATCCATCTTTCAATACTCTCCGAGATGATCTTGTGAAACAAATAACTGTTCAAGTAAATGAAAGATTGGACAGTAGAGAGGAAGATCATGTGAAAACTTGGTTGAATGAATGCATGAGAAAGCACAAATTTGCCCTATTTTTAGATGATATTTGGGAAACAAGTGCAGCCTCGCTGTTAGAGGAGCTGTGTGTGCCTCATTCTCCACACCACAAGTCTAACATCATCATTGCCACATCCAGAACTACAAGTGTGCTCTCACAGTTGGGTGTCCGGCCTTCATCACTCATCGAAATGCAAGATTTGACTGAGAATGACGGTTGGAGATTGTTTTCTTTCTATGCTTTTCCTGACAGCGGTGGAATTTTGCCGATGAGCATTGACCAAGAAATAGCGATTAGTGTCTGCAAAGAGTGTGGGGGCCTTCCGTTAGCCCTCAAAGTAATTGGGAAGGCAATGGTAAGCGTCACTCTGTCAAATGAATGGGAATTGGCAGTCaagaagttgcagaatgatgttacACGCTCTCTTTATGGCAGGTTAAGGCTAAGCTACGATGCTTTGGCCGACGTGGCTGGCTATGGCATTTCCTTGCAGTTGTGCTTCCTCTGCCTTGCTGCTTTCTCAAAAGGTCATGTAATCTATTCTAATGATGCCATTGACTTCTGGATTGGAGAAGGGTTGGTGGCCGGGAGAGATCCTCTTCAAATCGGAGACACATACGTCATTCTGTTAGCGGATCGATGCCTTATCGAACCAATCCAGAAGGATTATGACGGAAATGTAATCTGCTTCAGGGTACATGATGTTCTACATgacttagcacaacaaattgctgagaaGGAAGAAAAATGCTTCTTCCAGGCAAGCAAAGGCTTACAGGAGTTTCCTATGGTCGATTGTGCAGGACATATCAGAATTTCTTTAGAAGACAACAGTTTGACTAGGGTTCCTAAAGAATTCCGAGCTCCTTATATCCGCTTCCTGCTACTCTCTTCCAATCCTTCTTTGATGGAAATTCCAACAGAAGTGATTGGGAGTATGACCGCTCTTAGGGTCCTGGATTTGTCACGGACTGCCCTCCAGTCGTTGCCACAAAACATGGGATCTTTGAAGTGTTTAGTTTACCTCGGGTTATCCTTTGTGGCACTCAAGAGATTGCCCAACTCTGTCACTGCTCTTAAAAACCTACAAATATTAGATCTTTATCGATCTGATATTACACAACTCCCGTCCGGCTTTTCTAAGTTGACTTCTCTAAAACTGTTGGACGTTAGTTTCTGCAAACATCTGCAGTGCATGCCTTATGGGATCTCACGCCTTACGTCCCTGGAGTACCTGGATGCATTTTCTTCTTCAAATATACAGTGGAACAAGTGCAGAAGGGATCGGCTTCCAATTAGTGATTTGTGCACCCTAAACAAACTCAAAAGGTTGGGGCTTCATAATAATGGTGAGATAATTCAGGAAGGAATGTTGGGAACCATGAAGCAGGTGGAATATCTATGTATGCATCTGACGGGTATGGAAAGCCTACCACAAGACAtaatttccatgtcaaaattgagaAAACTTTTATTAACATTTCCTCAGTTACTCCAGATAGAAAATCCATTTTGTGAATTTCAAAATCTGGGTTATCTTAGTTTGTTCGATTGTGGCATGTTGAAACAACTACCTAACTTGCACAATCTTCCAAGTCTAAAGCACCTGCATATCGTTAAGTGCCCCAACATTGAGAAGTTTCCAGAGGAATTTGGCAAGCAGGGGGGATTTCCTAAGTTGGAGGTATTTTCAGTGGTGAAGCTGAGGAAGCTAGAGCAGCTGCCAATAGTGGAAGAAGGAGCACTGCCTTCACTTAAAACATTGACAATAATGAAGTGTGAGGCATTGCAGAGGCTACCACAGTGTTATTGGAATTTGAAGAGTGTAGAGAAGATAAGAGTGTATGGTTGTTCAAAGGTTCTATTTGTGATGGCAGAGGAAGAAAACTTTATCAAGACAAAGATTAAGGTGCAAACAATAACATTATCTATGATAGAAACTCAAACATCAGAAGAGCGCTACCATGATATTCTTCAGCAGAGTGAACATTTTTATTACGGTGAATTTTGGTGTAGTGAGATGTTTCAGCTTTTTGCTAGCATTAATcgattttatttgttttga